In Pseudomonas lalkuanensis, the following are encoded in one genomic region:
- the lptB gene encoding LPS export ABC transporter ATP-binding protein, which produces MATLKAQHLAKSYKSRQVVRDVSLSIDSGQIVGLLGPNGAGKTTCFYMIVGLVKADQGRVLIDQQDVTHQPMHGRARAGIGYLPQEASIFRKLSVADNIMAILETRKDLDRSARRKELESLLQEFHISHIRDSLGMSLSGGERRRVEIARALATAPKFILLDEPFAGVDPISVGDIKQIIHHLKAKGIGVLITDHNVRETLDICETAYIVSDGQLIAEGDAEAILANQLVKEVYLGHEFRL; this is translated from the coding sequence ATGGCGACTCTCAAAGCCCAGCACCTGGCCAAGAGCTACAAGAGCCGTCAGGTGGTCCGCGACGTCAGCCTGTCCATCGACAGCGGTCAGATCGTAGGCCTCCTCGGCCCCAACGGCGCGGGCAAGACCACCTGCTTCTACATGATCGTGGGCCTGGTCAAAGCCGACCAGGGACGCGTCCTGATCGACCAGCAGGACGTCACCCACCAGCCGATGCACGGCCGCGCCCGTGCCGGCATCGGCTACCTGCCGCAGGAAGCCTCGATCTTCCGCAAGCTCAGTGTGGCGGACAACATCATGGCGATCCTCGAGACCCGCAAGGACCTCGATCGCTCCGCACGCCGCAAGGAGCTGGAGAGCCTGCTGCAGGAATTCCATATCAGCCACATCCGTGACAGCCTCGGCATGAGCCTGTCGGGCGGTGAGCGCCGTCGCGTGGAAATCGCCCGCGCGCTGGCCACGGCCCCCAAATTCATCCTGCTGGACGAACCCTTCGCCGGTGTGGACCCGATTTCCGTGGGCGACATCAAGCAGATCATCCACCACCTCAAGGCGAAGGGGATCGGTGTACTCATCACCGACCACAACGTCCGCGAGACCCTGGACATCTGCGAGACCGCCTACATTGTCAGTGACGGACAACTGATCGCCGAAGGTGATGCGGAAGCCATCCTGGCCAACCAGTTGGTGAAGGAAGTCTACCTGGGCCACGAGTTCCGCCTGTAG